From the Drosophila willistoni isolate 14030-0811.24 unplaced genomic scaffold, UCI_dwil_1.1 Seg257, whole genome shotgun sequence genome, one window contains:
- the LOC124461197 gene encoding uncharacterized protein LOC124461197, whose protein sequence is MGLHAYNDDIVHLLQQQQQLFEQTGLLDTISGIGKLDADTRRRWIERSMGNEAPTLEEFFKFLDDRCSCSWQNHINTGNTDVFSDLQLADSEFTTSAPIDVLLGGEHVWSTITGKKLYDNTGKLIAISSVFGWVISSITMPQANNAFALTSYIDVNASLQRFWELEDISSTTKLEPDDEQVEKHFLATHTRDEKGKYIVELPFKVTNPELGDTLQGALNRFQSVERRLQQDANLRAKYVNFMGEYFDLGHMRELPPDEVNNDQRRHSQDVSADLGEQQTPRLPENCLERKAIGSNQTLSTMHRHLWHLMCTFLAVRVLEQLATDHQQEFPNAARILQEDFYVDDVLTGSNNLDMLQHIQITRLVVNDTDNIELHGFSDASTKASAAVVYSRVINKDGSISTSIMAAKSRMAPLKQQSLPRLELCAALLLSQLIRSIKAALRHQKVTVFAWCDSTIVLYWLSYAPSRLKTFVGNRTSEILDTIPRHYWRHVDSKSNPADCASRGLMAADLKDFQLWWNGPSWIRDVDQFMVRLNNSQVCLNISEKNIEKEVKSNCLTALVEATPDHPLDHLVQRVSSWLTLVHAVGYVLRFLRRTKGPFGDKGSNCLTFEEITAARIVCLRHAQTCFQDDYQLLLANKPLRSRSQLAKLSPMIDKDGLLRVGGRLHHSQLSTEAKHPVLLPKSHRITKLILEYEHRVNLHPGVPSLFVMRHHTSQQMMGDLPSIRVTQALPFVNTGCDYAGPILLKDGKGRKPLKHKRFSLANE, encoded by the exons ATGGGTCTGCACGCATATAACGACGACATCGTTCATctgctgcaacaacaacaacaactctttGAACA GACGGGACTGCTGGATACAATATCTGGTATTGGAAAGCTTGACGCTGATACACGGCGCAGGTGGATTGAGCGCAGCATGGGCAACGAGGCGCCCACACTGGAGGAATTCTTCAAGTTCTTAGATGATCGTT GCTCATGTTCTTGGCAAAATCACATCAACACTGGAAACACTGATGTCTTTAGCGATCTTCAACTCGCTGACTCGGAATTCACCACAAGCGCTCCAATTGATGTTCTTTTGGGCGGTGAACACGTTTGGTCTACAATCACAGGGAAAAAGTTGTATGACAATACGGGCAAACTCATTGCAATATCATCGGTTTTCGGATGGGTCATCAGCTCTATAACGATGCCCCAAGCTAACAACGCTTTCGCTTTGACATCATACATCGATGTTAACGCTTCGCTCCAGAGGTTTTGGGAGCTAGAGGACATCAGTTCCACAACCAAATTGGAACCTGATGATGAGCAGGTGGAGAAACACTTTCTCGCTACGCACACTCGAGATGAAAAGGGGAAGTACATCGTGGAACTTCCATTCAAGGTCACTAATCCTGAATTGGGGGATACTCTACAAGGAGCTCTTAATCGTTTCCAATCGGTGGAACGACGCTTACAACAAGATGCAAATCTAAGAGCAAAATATGTCAACTTTATGGGGGAATACTTCGATTTGGGGCATATGCGCGAACTGCCACCAGATGAAGTCAATAATGACCAACG CCGACATAGTCAAGATGTTTCGGCAGATTTGGGTGAACAACAAACACCGCGACTTCCAGAGAATTGTCTGGAGAGAAAGGCCATCGGATCCAATCAAACACTATCAACTATGCACCGTCACTTATGGCACCTCATGTGCACATTCCTGGCTGTTAGGGTATTAGAGCAACTGGCTACTGATCATCAGCAGGAATTCCCGAATGCTGCAAGAATCTTACAAGAGGATTTTTATGTCGACGATGTGCTCACTGGGTCAAACA ATTTGGATATGCTACAACACATTCAAATAACCCGGTTGGTTGTCAACGACACCGACAACATTGAATTGCATGGATTCTCCGATGCATCTACGAAGGCATCCGCTGCTGTAGTGTACAGCAGAGTAATCAACAAGGATGGCTCGATTTCTACATCGATTATGGCTGCGAAGTCTAGGATGGCTCCGCTAAAGCAGCAATCTCTGCCCCGCCTAGAGCTTTGCGCGGCACTTCTCCTAAGTCAACTCATACGTTCGATAAAGGCGGCACTTCGACATCAAAAGGTCACGGTTTTTGCATGGTGCGATTCCACAATCGTTCTCTATTGGCTATCATACGCACCTTCTCGACTAAAGACATTTGTTGGGAACCGAACTTCGGAAATTCTGGACACCATTCCAAGGCATTATTGGCGTCATGTGGACTCCAAATCAAATCCAGCTGATTGCGCATCCAGAGGTCTCATGGCTGCAGACCTAAAGGACTTTCAGTTGTGGTGGAATGGCCCGTCATGGATACGTGACGTGGATCAGTTTATGGTAAGGTTAAACAACTCACAAGTCTGTTTGAATATTTCAGAAAAGAACATAGAAAAGGAAGTCAAAAGCAATTGTCTGACTGCATTAGTAGAGGCAACTCCTGATCATCCACTTGATCATCTTGTTCAACGAGTATCTTCATGGTTGACGCTCGTTCACGCGGTTGGCTATGTCCTTCGCTTTCTACGGCGCACGAAGGGTCCATTTGGGGACAAGGGCTCAAACTGTCTTACGTTTGAGGAAATCACCGCGGCACGCATTGTATGCTTGCGCCACGCGCAAACCTGCTTTCAGGATGACTATCAATTGCTACTCGCAAATAAACCATTGCGAAGTCGATCTCAGCTGGCTAAACTCTCGCCAATGATCGACAAGGACGGACTACTCAGGGTTGGAGGACGCTTGCACCACTCGCAATTGTCCACAGAGGCGAAACATCCAGTTTTGCTACCGAAATCTCATCGCATCACCAAGCTGATACTTGAATACGAACACAGGGTCAACCTGCACCCTGGCGTCCCATCACTCTTTGTTATG CGGCATCATACATCACAACAAATGATGGGTGATCTACCCAGCATTCGTGTCACTCAGGCACTTCCATTTGTAAACACTGGATGTGACTATGCTGGTCCAATCCTTCTTAAGGATGGAAAGGGGCGCAAACCGCTGAAACACAAACGTTTCTCCTTAGCAAATGAGTAG
- the LOC124461195 gene encoding E3 SUMO-protein ligase ZBED1-like isoform X1 — translation MPGTSCQVAVIYKWMMDLFKETSAKLSTILEEVSSVAVTCDIWSSRANISFFKVTSHFIHEFTLKTASLATRKLLDATNHSAQNIANTLQEVLNSWGLFDKTECIVTDNASSMIEACELLKIRNIPCFAHTLNLVVQDGLNFDDDEKTMAIISNCKAIVKFFKKNTIANEKFKMAQEKFGYSLLQETPTRWNSFFYMIQRILATHDEIAVVLLSTSNAPLPFQAEEIDVLKDLEKILTVFEEVSKRISGGKYATISLIIPLTDVLIRKTHTISSDVHTEVGQKMVTVLLDSIVKRLSPYEKKTATRMATILDPRFKKIGFQHMSNAEQAAHCFENELTALMNKDSSNDTNVEPISTNKDPLFDYIGNKARSMARNTRSDAIIAKRQYLERPLSQQDVDPLLWMKVNQTDFPAIKTLMLKYFCIPATSVQSERVFSKAGQIVSDRRTRLKEENVNILLFLDQNLWLTSSETTE, via the exons ATGCCAGGTACAAGCTGCCAAGTCGCCGTCATATACAAATGGATGATggatttatttaaagaaactTCGGCAAAGCTTTCAACCATTCTAGAAGAAGTTTCTAGTGTTGCTGTTACGTGTGACATATGGTCGTCACGTGCCAACATAAGTTTTTTTAAAGTGACTAGCCACTTTATTCATGAGTTCACTCTTAAAACAGCTTCATTGGCAACAAGAAAGCTATTGGATGCCACGAACCATTCAGCTCAAAATATTGCGAATACTTTGCAAGAAGTTTTAAATTCTTGGGGTTTGTTTGACAAAACTGAGTGTATTGTCACGGACAATGCCAGCTCCATGATCGAAGCTTGCGAGCTGTTAAAAATTCGTAACATTCCCTGCTTTGCTCACACGTTAAATTTGGTTGTTCAAGACGGTCTAAATTTCGACGATGACGAAAAAACAATggcaataatttcaaattgtaaagcaattgtaaaatttttcaaaaaaaacacTATTGCTAATGAAAAGTTTAAGATGGCGCAAGAAAAGTTTGGGTATTCACTTTTACAAGAAACTCCAACTAGATGGAATAGTTTCTTTTATATGATTCAACGAATACTGGCGACCCATGATGAAATTGCAGTAGTACTATTGTCTACATCCAATGCACCACTCCCATTTCAAGCGGAGGAAATTGATGTTTTGAAGGACTTGGAAAAAATTCTTACAGTATTTGAAGAAGTTAGCAAAAGAATATCTGGTGGGAAATATGCTACGATTTCGCTTATAATTCCCTTGACAGATGTACTTATTCGTAAAACGCATACTATTTCTTCGGATGTGCACACTGAAGTTGGACAAAAAATGGTCACTGTTTTATTAGATTCAATCGTAAAACGTTTATCgccatatgaaaaaaaaactgcgaCGAGAATGGCGACAATTTTAGATCCCCGATTTAAAAAGATTGGGTTTCAACATATGTCAAATGCCGAACAAGCTGCACATTGTTTCGAAAACGAGTTGACGGCTTTAATGAACAAAGATAGTTCAAATGACACAAATGTGGAACCCATCTCAACAAATAAGGACCCGCTTTTCGACTACATTGGGAACAAAGCCCGTTCCATGGCTAGAAACACGCGATCGGATGCTATCATTGCGAAGAGGCAGTATTTGGAAAGGCCCTTAAGCCAACAAGATGTTGATCCCCTATTATGGATGAaa gtTAACCAGACGGACTTTCCTGCAATAAAAACGTTGATGTTAAAATACTTTTGCATTCCGGCCACTTCTGTCCAGTCAGAGCGGGTATTCAGCAAGGCAGGGCAAATAGTATCAGACCGCAGAACACGTCTAAAGGAGGAGAATGTGaacattttgttatttttagaCCAAAATCTTTGGCTTACTTCCTCGGAAACCACCGAATAA
- the LOC124461195 gene encoding zinc finger BED domain-containing protein 4-like isoform X2: MPGTSCQVAVIYKWMMDLFKETSAKLSTILEEVSSVAVTCDIWSSRANISFFKVTSHFIHEFTLKTASLATRKLLDATNHSAQNIANTLQEVLNSWGLFDKTECIVTDNASSMIEACELLKIRNIPCFAHTLNLVVQDGLNFDDDEKTMAIISNCKAIVKFFKKNTIANEKFKMAQEKFGYSLLQETPTRWNSFFYMIQRILATHDEIAVVLLSTSNAPLPFQAEEIDVLKDLEKILTVFEEVSKRISGGKYATISLIIPLTDVLIRKTHTISSDVHTEVGQKMVTVLLDSIVKRLSPYEKKTATRMATILDPRFKKIGFQHMSNAEQAAHCFENELTALMNKDSSNDTNVEPISTNKDPLFDYIGNKARSMARNTRSDAIIAKRQYLERPLSQQDVDPLLWMKTDFPAIKTLMLKYFCIPATSVQSERVFSKAGQIVSDRRTRLKEENVNILLFLDQNLWLTSSETTE, translated from the exons ATGCCAGGTACAAGCTGCCAAGTCGCCGTCATATACAAATGGATGATggatttatttaaagaaactTCGGCAAAGCTTTCAACCATTCTAGAAGAAGTTTCTAGTGTTGCTGTTACGTGTGACATATGGTCGTCACGTGCCAACATAAGTTTTTTTAAAGTGACTAGCCACTTTATTCATGAGTTCACTCTTAAAACAGCTTCATTGGCAACAAGAAAGCTATTGGATGCCACGAACCATTCAGCTCAAAATATTGCGAATACTTTGCAAGAAGTTTTAAATTCTTGGGGTTTGTTTGACAAAACTGAGTGTATTGTCACGGACAATGCCAGCTCCATGATCGAAGCTTGCGAGCTGTTAAAAATTCGTAACATTCCCTGCTTTGCTCACACGTTAAATTTGGTTGTTCAAGACGGTCTAAATTTCGACGATGACGAAAAAACAATggcaataatttcaaattgtaaagcaattgtaaaatttttcaaaaaaaacacTATTGCTAATGAAAAGTTTAAGATGGCGCAAGAAAAGTTTGGGTATTCACTTTTACAAGAAACTCCAACTAGATGGAATAGTTTCTTTTATATGATTCAACGAATACTGGCGACCCATGATGAAATTGCAGTAGTACTATTGTCTACATCCAATGCACCACTCCCATTTCAAGCGGAGGAAATTGATGTTTTGAAGGACTTGGAAAAAATTCTTACAGTATTTGAAGAAGTTAGCAAAAGAATATCTGGTGGGAAATATGCTACGATTTCGCTTATAATTCCCTTGACAGATGTACTTATTCGTAAAACGCATACTATTTCTTCGGATGTGCACACTGAAGTTGGACAAAAAATGGTCACTGTTTTATTAGATTCAATCGTAAAACGTTTATCgccatatgaaaaaaaaactgcgaCGAGAATGGCGACAATTTTAGATCCCCGATTTAAAAAGATTGGGTTTCAACATATGTCAAATGCCGAACAAGCTGCACATTGTTTCGAAAACGAGTTGACGGCTTTAATGAACAAAGATAGTTCAAATGACACAAATGTGGAACCCATCTCAACAAATAAGGACCCGCTTTTCGACTACATTGGGAACAAAGCCCGTTCCATGGCTAGAAACACGCGATCGGATGCTATCATTGCGAAGAGGCAGTATTTGGAAAGGCCCTTAAGCCAACAAGATGTTGATCCCCTATTATGGATGAaa ACGGACTTTCCTGCAATAAAAACGTTGATGTTAAAATACTTTTGCATTCCGGCCACTTCTGTCCAGTCAGAGCGGGTATTCAGCAAGGCAGGGCAAATAGTATCAGACCGCAGAACACGTCTAAAGGAGGAGAATGTGaacattttgttatttttagaCCAAAATCTTTGGCTTACTTCCTCGGAAACCACCGAATAA